In Carya illinoinensis cultivar Pawnee chromosome 9, C.illinoinensisPawnee_v1, whole genome shotgun sequence, the following are encoded in one genomic region:
- the LOC122276396 gene encoding lipid phosphate phosphatase delta-like isoform X1: protein MESAAMWQAATLCGIVAWIVITSRLNVTLKLRSFLQPWVAHHVITGTPFILQIQKYQHGFLDALFSGLSCVVSVPFYTAFLPLLFWSGHGRLARQMTLLMAFCDYVGNCIKDSVSALRPSSPPVRRVTATKDEEDNALEYGMPSSHTLNTVCLSGYLLHYVLSYPQYEDASMKFVGVALVCLLVGFIGLGRIYLGMHSLVDVIGGLAIGLVILPFWITVHEYVDIFVVSGQNVTSFWAALSFLLLFAYPTPELPTPSIEYHTAFNGVAFGIVAGIQQTYHQFHHEAVPRIFTPQLTIPTFVGRMLLGIPTILLVKFCSKALAKWILPVVSNTLGIPIKSSGYIPNLNGNGKKSDKIIQSSFIQKLFFFSQQSTFDVDTGIRFLQYAGLAWSVVDFVPSLFSHVSL from the exons ATGGAAAGCGCAGCAATGTGGCAAGCAGCGACGCTTTGTGGAATTGTGGCATGGATTGTGATAACTTCACGCCTCAATGTGACCCTCAAGCTTAGATCTTTTCTACAGCCATGGGTGGCTCACCATGTCATCACCGGGACCCCTTTCATCCTTCAGATCCAG AAATACCAGCATGGGTTTCTTGATGCTCTGTTCTCTGGGTTGTCCTGTGTTGTATCTGTTCCCTTTTACACTGCTTTTCTTCCTCTGCTCTTCTgg AGCGGGCATGGCAGATTGGCTCGGCAAATGACCCTTTTGATGGCATTTTGCGATTATGTAGGGAACTGTATAAAG GATTCAGTATCAGCTTTGAGACCCAGTTCACCACCAGTCAGGAGAGTAACTGCCACGAAAGATGAGGAAGATAATGCATTGGAGTACGGCATGCCGTCTTCCCACACTCTTAATACAGTTTGCTTATCTGG GTACCTTTTGCACTATGTCTTGTCTTATCCTCAGTATGAAGATGCCTCCATGAAATTTGTTGGGGTTGCTCTTGTTTGCTTGCTTGTGGGCTTCATTGGTTTgg GAAGAATTTACCTCGGCATGCACAGTTTGGTTGATGTCATTGGTGGTCTTGCCATTGGACTGGTGATCCTTCCATTCTGGATCACAGTTCATGAATACGTTGACATTTTTGTAGTCTCAGGACAAAATG TTACATCCTTTTGGGCCGCCCTAAGCTTCCTGTTGCTCTTTGCCTATCCAACTCCTGAGCTTCCAACCCCAAGCATCGAGTACCACACAGCCTTTAATGGTGTGGCATTTGGAATT GTTGCTGGGATCCAGCAAACATACCATCAGTTTCACCATGAAGCCGTTCCTCGTATATTTACCCCACAACTCACAATCCCTACTTTTGTGGGAAGAATGTTGCTTGGGATACCCACCATACTTCTTGTGAAGTTCTGTAGTAAGGCTCTGGCAAAATGGATTCTCCCTGTTGTGTCAAACACATTGGGCATCCCTATTAAATCAAGCGGCTACATCCCAAATCTAAATGGAAATGGGAAAAAATCGGACAAGATTATACAATCTAGTTTTATCCAAAAGCTGTTCTTTTTCTCCCAACAGAGTACATTTGATGTTGATACAGGTATAAGGTTCCTACAATACGCGGGCCTTGCATGGTCGGTGGTGGATTTTgttccatctcttttctctcacGTGAGCTTGTAA
- the LOC122276396 gene encoding lipid phosphate phosphatase delta-like isoform X2 yields MSSPGPLSSFRSRNTSMGFLMLCSLGCPVLYLFPFTLLFFLCSSGLARQMTLLMAFCDYVGNCIKDSVSALRPSSPPVRRVTATKDEEDNALEYGMPSSHTLNTVCLSGYLLHYVLSYPQYEDASMKFVGVALVCLLVGFIGLGRIYLGMHSLVDVIGGLAIGLVILPFWITVHEYVDIFVVSGQNVTSFWAALSFLLLFAYPTPELPTPSIEYHTAFNGVAFGIVAGIQQTYHQFHHEAVPRIFTPQLTIPTFVGRMLLGIPTILLVKFCSKALAKWILPVVSNTLGIPIKSSGYIPNLNGNGKKSDKIIQSSFIQKLFFFSQQSTFDVDTGIRFLQYAGLAWSVVDFVPSLFSHVSL; encoded by the exons ATGTCATCACCGGGACCCCTTTCATCCTTCAGATCCAG AAATACCAGCATGGGTTTCTTGATGCTCTGTTCTCTGGGTTGTCCTGTGTTGTATCTGTTCCCTTTTACACTGCTTTTCTTCCTCTGCTCTTCTgg ATTGGCTCGGCAAATGACCCTTTTGATGGCATTTTGCGATTATGTAGGGAACTGTATAAAG GATTCAGTATCAGCTTTGAGACCCAGTTCACCACCAGTCAGGAGAGTAACTGCCACGAAAGATGAGGAAGATAATGCATTGGAGTACGGCATGCCGTCTTCCCACACTCTTAATACAGTTTGCTTATCTGG GTACCTTTTGCACTATGTCTTGTCTTATCCTCAGTATGAAGATGCCTCCATGAAATTTGTTGGGGTTGCTCTTGTTTGCTTGCTTGTGGGCTTCATTGGTTTgg GAAGAATTTACCTCGGCATGCACAGTTTGGTTGATGTCATTGGTGGTCTTGCCATTGGACTGGTGATCCTTCCATTCTGGATCACAGTTCATGAATACGTTGACATTTTTGTAGTCTCAGGACAAAATG TTACATCCTTTTGGGCCGCCCTAAGCTTCCTGTTGCTCTTTGCCTATCCAACTCCTGAGCTTCCAACCCCAAGCATCGAGTACCACACAGCCTTTAATGGTGTGGCATTTGGAATT GTTGCTGGGATCCAGCAAACATACCATCAGTTTCACCATGAAGCCGTTCCTCGTATATTTACCCCACAACTCACAATCCCTACTTTTGTGGGAAGAATGTTGCTTGGGATACCCACCATACTTCTTGTGAAGTTCTGTAGTAAGGCTCTGGCAAAATGGATTCTCCCTGTTGTGTCAAACACATTGGGCATCCCTATTAAATCAAGCGGCTACATCCCAAATCTAAATGGAAATGGGAAAAAATCGGACAAGATTATACAATCTAGTTTTATCCAAAAGCTGTTCTTTTTCTCCCAACAGAGTACATTTGATGTTGATACAGGTATAAGGTTCCTACAATACGCGGGCCTTGCATGGTCGGTGGTGGATTTTgttccatctcttttctctcacGTGAGCTTGTAA
- the LOC122275767 gene encoding DEAD-box ATP-dependent RNA helicase 37-like isoform X1 produces MTTSWADSVANTASENVATGASNSNGLKRPTRSTYVPPHLRNRQPPSSDPPAQLQTSSPANDRVDYGGITTKSHWGGGSRPDFGRTGHNVSIVGRGGSGWNSRSGGWERGREREVNPFGDDENLTQEFRDQENMGINFEAYDDIPVETSGNNVPPPVNTFAEIDLGDALNQNIWRCKYVKPTPVQRYAIPISLAGRDLMACAQTGSGKTAAFCFPIISGIMRGQYVQRPRGARIVYPLALILSPTRELSCQIHNEARKFSYQTGVKVVVAYGGAPINQQLRELERGVDILVATPGRLVDLLERARVSLQMIRYLALDEADRMLDMGFEPQIRKIVEQMDMPSPGARQTMLFSATFPKEIQRLASDFLSNYIFLAVGRVGSSTDLIVQRVEFVHESDKRSHLMDLIHAQKENGVQGKQTLTLVFVETKKGADSLEHWLCLNGFPATTIHGDRTQQRRPKALSYLVLLQEREQALRLFKSGKTPILVATDVAARGLDIPHVGHVVNFDLPNDIDDYVHRIGRTGRAGKTGLATAFFNENNSSMARPLADLMQEANQEVPAWLTRYASRASYGGGGGRNRRSGGGRFGGRDFRRDGSFNRTTDYYGGANSSGGYGFSGGYGGGGGYGTGVTSAWD; encoded by the exons ATGACAACTTCATGGGCAGATTCTGTGGCTAACACTGCATCTGAGAATGTGGCAACTGGTGCTTCTAATAGCAATGGCTTAAAACGCCCTACCCGATCAACCTATGTTCCACCACATCTTCGTAATAGGCAACCTCCTTCATCAGACCCCCCTGCTCAATTACAAACTTCTTCACCAGCCAATGATCGGGTTGACTATGGTGGAATCACAACCAAGTCACACTGGGGTGGAGGTTCTAGGCCCGACTTTGGGCGTACAGGACATAATGTTTCTATTGTTGGTCGAGGGGGTAGTGGATGGAATAGTAGAAGTGGGGGGTGGGAACGAGGGAGAGAACGTGAGGTGAACCCTTTTGGTGATGATGAAAATTTAACTCAAGAATTTAGGGATCAAGAAAATATGGGTATTAACTTTGAGGCTTATGATGACATTCCTGTGGAGACGAGTGGGAACAATGTGCCCCCACCTGTTAATACTTTTGCAGAGATTGACTTGGGGGACGCATTGAATCAAAATATTTGGAGGTGCAAGTATGTGAAACCAACTCCCGTACAGCGTTATGCTATACCAATTTCTCTTGCGGGGCGGGATCTAATGGCTTGTGCTCAGACTGGATCAGGGAAGACGGCTGCCTTTTGCTTTCCGATTATCAGTGGAATCATGCGGGGCCAGTATGTTCAGAGACCACGTGGAGCACGGATTGTGTACCCTCTTGCTTTGATTCTTTCGCCTACAAGGGAGTTATCATGCCAG ATACACAATGAAGCAAGAAAGTTTTCCTATCAAACTGGTGTCAAGGTGGTCGTTGCCTATGGAGGAGCACCAATCAATCAACAG TTGCGAGAGCTTGAGAGAGGAGTTGATATCCTTGTGGCAACTCCAGGCCGATTGGTTGATTTGCTCGAGAGGGCTAGAGTCTCATTGCAGATGATCAGATATTTGGCTCTTGATGAGGCAGATCGGATGCTGGATATGGGTTTTGAGCCCCAAATCCGAAAGATAGTGGAGCAAATGGACATGCCTTCACCAGGTGCGAGACAGACGATGCTGTTTAGTGCCACCTTTCCTAAAGAGATACAG AGGTTGGCATctgattttctttcaaattacaTATTTTTGGCTGTTGGAAGGGTTGGTTCAAGTACTGATTTGATTGTCCAAAGAGTTGAATTTGTTCACGAGTCTGACAAGAGAAGCCATCTTATGGATCTTATTCATGCTCAGAAGGAAAATGGAGTTCAGGGCAAG CAAACCTTAACATTAGTTTTTGTGGAGACAAAGAAGGGAGCTGACTCATTGGAGCATTGGTTGTGCCTTAATGGATTTCCTGCAACTACCATTCATGGTGATAGAACACAACAG CGTCGACCAAAAGCCTTGTCGTACTTGGTTTTGTTGCAGGAGAGAGAGCAAGCATTGAGATTGTTCAAAAGCGGAAAGACACCAATTTTAGTGGCAACAGATGTGGCAGCACGTGGTCTTGACATTCCTCACGTAGGGCATGTGGTCAACTTTGATCTTCCAAATGACATTGATGATTACGTTCACCGGATAGGACGTACGGGGCGGGCTGGAAAAACAGGATTGGCAACGGCCTTCTTTAACGAGAATAATTCATCGATGGCAAGGCCACTAGCTGATCTAATGCAAGAAGCAAATCAAGAAGTACCTGCTTGGCTTACACGTTATGCATCAAGGGCTTCTTATGGTGGGGGAGGTGGCAGAAATCGGCGGTCTGGGGGAGGCCGTTTTGGTGGCCGTGATTTTAGGAGGGACGGTTCATTTAATAGAACCACAGATTACTATGGTGGAGCAAATAGTAGCGGTGGATATGGGTTTTCTGGTGGTTATGGCGGGGGTGGGGGGTATGGTACAGGCGTGACCAGTGCTTGGGATTAG
- the LOC122275767 gene encoding DEAD-box ATP-dependent RNA helicase 37-like isoform X2: MTTSWADSVANTASENVATGASNSNGLKRPTRSTYVPPHLRNRQPPSSDPPAQLQTSSPANDRVDYGGITTKSHWGGGSRPDFGRTGHNVSIVGRGGSGWNSRSGGWERGREREVNPFGDDENLTQEFRDQENMGINFEAYDDIPVETSGNNVPPPVNTFAEIDLGDALNQNIWRCKYVKPTPVQRYAIPISLAGRDLMACAQTGSGKTAAFCFPIISGIMRGQYVQRPRGARIVYPLALILSPTRELSCQIHNEARKFSYQTGVKVVVAYGGAPINQQLRELERGVDILVATPGRLVDLLERARVSLQMIRYLALDEADRMLDMGFEPQIRKIVEQMDMPSPGARQTMLFSATFPKEIQRLASDFLSNYIFLAVGRVGSSTDLIVQRVEFVHESDKRSHLMDLIHAQKENGVQGKQTLTLVFVETKKGADSLEHWLCLNGFPATTIHGDRTQQEREQALRLFKSGKTPILVATDVAARGLDIPHVGHVVNFDLPNDIDDYVHRIGRTGRAGKTGLATAFFNENNSSMARPLADLMQEANQEVPAWLTRYASRASYGGGGGRNRRSGGGRFGGRDFRRDGSFNRTTDYYGGANSSGGYGFSGGYGGGGGYGTGVTSAWD; the protein is encoded by the exons ATGACAACTTCATGGGCAGATTCTGTGGCTAACACTGCATCTGAGAATGTGGCAACTGGTGCTTCTAATAGCAATGGCTTAAAACGCCCTACCCGATCAACCTATGTTCCACCACATCTTCGTAATAGGCAACCTCCTTCATCAGACCCCCCTGCTCAATTACAAACTTCTTCACCAGCCAATGATCGGGTTGACTATGGTGGAATCACAACCAAGTCACACTGGGGTGGAGGTTCTAGGCCCGACTTTGGGCGTACAGGACATAATGTTTCTATTGTTGGTCGAGGGGGTAGTGGATGGAATAGTAGAAGTGGGGGGTGGGAACGAGGGAGAGAACGTGAGGTGAACCCTTTTGGTGATGATGAAAATTTAACTCAAGAATTTAGGGATCAAGAAAATATGGGTATTAACTTTGAGGCTTATGATGACATTCCTGTGGAGACGAGTGGGAACAATGTGCCCCCACCTGTTAATACTTTTGCAGAGATTGACTTGGGGGACGCATTGAATCAAAATATTTGGAGGTGCAAGTATGTGAAACCAACTCCCGTACAGCGTTATGCTATACCAATTTCTCTTGCGGGGCGGGATCTAATGGCTTGTGCTCAGACTGGATCAGGGAAGACGGCTGCCTTTTGCTTTCCGATTATCAGTGGAATCATGCGGGGCCAGTATGTTCAGAGACCACGTGGAGCACGGATTGTGTACCCTCTTGCTTTGATTCTTTCGCCTACAAGGGAGTTATCATGCCAG ATACACAATGAAGCAAGAAAGTTTTCCTATCAAACTGGTGTCAAGGTGGTCGTTGCCTATGGAGGAGCACCAATCAATCAACAG TTGCGAGAGCTTGAGAGAGGAGTTGATATCCTTGTGGCAACTCCAGGCCGATTGGTTGATTTGCTCGAGAGGGCTAGAGTCTCATTGCAGATGATCAGATATTTGGCTCTTGATGAGGCAGATCGGATGCTGGATATGGGTTTTGAGCCCCAAATCCGAAAGATAGTGGAGCAAATGGACATGCCTTCACCAGGTGCGAGACAGACGATGCTGTTTAGTGCCACCTTTCCTAAAGAGATACAG AGGTTGGCATctgattttctttcaaattacaTATTTTTGGCTGTTGGAAGGGTTGGTTCAAGTACTGATTTGATTGTCCAAAGAGTTGAATTTGTTCACGAGTCTGACAAGAGAAGCCATCTTATGGATCTTATTCATGCTCAGAAGGAAAATGGAGTTCAGGGCAAG CAAACCTTAACATTAGTTTTTGTGGAGACAAAGAAGGGAGCTGACTCATTGGAGCATTGGTTGTGCCTTAATGGATTTCCTGCAACTACCATTCATGGTGATAGAACACAACAG GAGAGAGAGCAAGCATTGAGATTGTTCAAAAGCGGAAAGACACCAATTTTAGTGGCAACAGATGTGGCAGCACGTGGTCTTGACATTCCTCACGTAGGGCATGTGGTCAACTTTGATCTTCCAAATGACATTGATGATTACGTTCACCGGATAGGACGTACGGGGCGGGCTGGAAAAACAGGATTGGCAACGGCCTTCTTTAACGAGAATAATTCATCGATGGCAAGGCCACTAGCTGATCTAATGCAAGAAGCAAATCAAGAAGTACCTGCTTGGCTTACACGTTATGCATCAAGGGCTTCTTATGGTGGGGGAGGTGGCAGAAATCGGCGGTCTGGGGGAGGCCGTTTTGGTGGCCGTGATTTTAGGAGGGACGGTTCATTTAATAGAACCACAGATTACTATGGTGGAGCAAATAGTAGCGGTGGATATGGGTTTTCTGGTGGTTATGGCGGGGGTGGGGGGTATGGTACAGGCGTGACCAGTGCTTGGGATTAG
- the LOC122275768 gene encoding protein WHAT'S THIS FACTOR 9, mitochondrial, producing the protein MAVKIRHFLFSILKFQKTDTSETRNLCSLHQHQQCRGITKVRLKWVKNRSLDHIIDTETDLKAACLLKDAIKRSPTGFLTEKSVADWQKHLGLTVPVLRFLRRYPTLFHEFPHARYASLPCFKLTDTALLLDSQEQSIHQSCESDTVERLCRVLMMMKTRTVSLQSLYPLKWDLGLPDTFEKILVPKYPDHFKFVKAINGLASLRLAEWREEFTESALERSNERSRLSDEYRQFKRGQTALAFPMTFPRGYGAQKKVKAWMEEFQKLPYISPYEDSRKIDPNSDLMEKRVVGVLHEMLSLTIHKKTKRNYLRSLREELNLPHKFTRIFTRYPGIFYLSLKCKTTTVALKEGYRRGKLVDPHPLARLREKFYQVMRTGLLYRSKGVNLIPRQEILLDNNMEDETGLEDSEVEEIETDEECCEDEISEMDEGSDEQ; encoded by the coding sequence ATGGCCGTCAAAATCAGACACTTTCTCTTCTCAATCTTAAAATTCCAGAAAACGGACACCTCCGAGACCCGCAACCTTTGCTCGCTTCATCAGCACCAACAATGCAGAGGCATAACCAAGGTCCGTCTTAAATGGGTCAAGAACCGAAGCCTGGACCACATCATCGACACCGAAACTGATCTCAAGGCCGCCTGCCTCCTCAAGGACGCTATCAAGCGCTCCCCAACCGGTTTCCTCACTGAAAAGTCCGTCGCCGATTGGCAGAAACATCTCGGCCTCACCGTCCCTGTTCTCCGATTCTTGCGCAGGTACCCCACTCTCTTTCACGAATTCCCTCATGCTCGTTACGCCAGCTTACCTTGCTTTAAGCTAACAGACACTGCGTTGTTACTAGACTCGCAAGAACAAAGTATACACCAAAGCTGTGAGAGTGATACCGTAGAGAGGCTCTGTAGAGTGCTTATGATGATGAAAACTAGGACTGTGTCGTTGCAATCGTTGTATCCTTTGAAATGGGATCTAGGTTTGCCGGATACTTTTGAGAAGATACTAGTTCCAAAGTACCCCGATCATTTTAAATTCGTTAAGGCCATAAACGGTCTCGCAAGCTTGCGACTTGCCGAATGGCGTGAGGAATTCACCGAGTCCGCATTGGAAAGGAGTAATGAGCGCAGTAGATTGAGTGATGAGTATAGGCAATTCAAGAGGGGGCAAACGGCATTGGCATTCCCAATGACTTTTCCAAGGGGATACGGGGCACAGAAGAAGGTGAAGGCATGGATGGAGGAATTTCAGAAGTTACCATACATTTCGCCTTATGAGGATTCTAGGAAGATCGATCCTAATAGTGATCTTATGGAGAAACGGGTTGTTGGTGTTTTGCATGAGATGTTAAGCTTGACTATTCACAAAAAGACCAAAAGGAACTACCTAAGAAGCTTGAGGGAGGAACTGAATCTTCCGCACAAGTTTACTCGAATCTTTACAAGGTATCCAGGGATATTCTACCTGTCGTTGAAGTGCAAAACAACGACCGTGGCTCTTAAAGAAGGGTATCGCCGGGGAAAACTCGTGGACCCGCATCCCCTTGCACGTCTGAGGGAGAAGTTTTATCAGGTTATGAGAACAGGGCTCCTTTATCGCAGTAAGGGCGTGAATTTGATTCCCCGCCAAGAAATTTTGCTTGATAATAATATGGAAGATGAGACGGGGCTAGAAGATTCTGAGGTGGAAGAGATTGAGACCGATGAGGAATGCTGTGAGGATGAAATCTCAGAGATGGATGAGGGATCTGACGAACAGTAG